The following are encoded together in the Citrus sinensis cultivar Valencia sweet orange chromosome 1, DVS_A1.0, whole genome shotgun sequence genome:
- the LOC102618067 gene encoding coumarin 8-geranyltransferase 1b, chloroplastic-like, translating into MLLQMNSCSGFSLKYHPLQPSNSVKTLRLPSTQINGLVNRSQRKKYSVKCSSQSSFSLTNKVGNREDIINRNHKPLNKSTVALALQDGYASKSEEENTLPASFVQVLNKKFDALYRLTRPYTWASIIVGVLSVSMLAVQSPTDLTATYFIEVLKSMVPAIMMNNFVNAINQLSDVEIDKVNKPHLPLASGDFSIAEGIAIAIGSPMMGVAMGMMLRSPPLVICFIIWWIVGAAYSLDLPLLRWKGSPLMAAVTIIILNGLLLQFPYFVHFQKYVLGRPVVFPKQLLFAAAIMPIFNAAIAFSKDLPDVEGDKEFGLRTLPIILGRERVFSIAVNMLLTAYGAGVVAGATSPFLPCKIVAIIGHSALAALLWRKAQTVDLTDPPSMQSFYMFIFKLYYAEFFLMHFVR; encoded by the exons ATGTTGCTTCAAATGAATTCGTGTTCAGGCTTCTCACTCAAATACCATCCTTTGCAACCCTCTA ATTCTGTCAAAACACTTCGGTTGCCGTCGACTCAAATAAATGGCTTGGTAAACAGAAGTCAAAGGAAGAAGTACTCTGTCAAATGCTCCTCCCAaagttcattttctttaactaATAAAGTTGGAAACAGAGAGGATATAATCAACAGAAATCATAAACCATTGAACAAATCAACAGTTGCTTTGGCATTACAAGATGGCTACGCATCAAAATCTGAGGAAGAAAACACTCTTCCAGCAAGCTTTGTACAAGTTTTGAACAAGAAGTTTGATGCACTCTATCGACTTACTCGTCCCTACACTTGGGCTAGCATT ATTGTAGGGGTATTATCAGTTTCTATGCTTGCAGTACAAAGTCCTACTGATTTGACTGCCACGTATTTCATAGAAGTATTGAAG TCCATGGTGCCAGCAATAATGatgaataattttgttaatgcCATAAACCAATTGTCTGATGTTGAAATAGACAAG GTTAACAAGCCCCATCTTCCTCTCGCTTCCGGAGACTTTTCAATAGCAGAGGGAATTGCAATTGCTATAGGATCCCCAATGATG GGTGTGGCTATGGGAATGATGCTTCGATCTCCACCACTAGTTATCTGCTTCATCATATGGTGGATAGTTGGAGCCGCTTATTCCTTAGAT CTTCCCCTTCTTCGATGGAAGGGAAGTCCACTAATGGCTGCAGTAACCATCATCATTCTGAATGGACTTCTACTTCAATTTCCTTACTTTGTACACTTCCAG AAATATGTGCTTGGTAGACCTGTAGTATTCCCAAAACAGTTGTTGTTTGCTGCCGCTATCATGCCAATTTTCAACGCTGCAATTGCATTTTCCAAG GATTTACCTGATGTAGAGGGCGATAAAGAATTCGGCCTTCGAACACTCCCAATCATCCTAGGGAGAGAAAGA GTATTCTCAATTGCTGTTAATATGCTGTTAACGGCTTATGGAGCTGGTGTAGTTGCTGGAGCTACTTCGCCTTTTCTGCCATGCAAAATTGTCGCG ATAATAGGCCACTCTGCACTTGCTGCCCTTTTGTGGCGTAAAGCTCAAACTGTTGATCTCACCGACCCTCCATCAATGCAATCTTTTtatatgttcatttttaag CTGTACTATGCCGAATTCTTCCTTATGCACTTCGTACGCTGA